The following are encoded together in the Brassica napus cultivar Da-Ae chromosome A9, Da-Ae, whole genome shotgun sequence genome:
- the LOC106365856 gene encoding basic leucine zipper 1, translated as MANAEKTSSGSDIDEKKRKRKLSNRESARRSRLKKQKMMEDTIHEISTLERRIKEYSERCKVARRRLDSLESENAGLRSVKTWLSSYVRDLENMMATTSLTLTQSGGDEQEANADGDCRRRPWQQYGCDSLQPVASFKT; from the coding sequence ATGGCAAACGCTGAGAAGACAAGTTCAGGTTCCGACATAGacgagaagaagaggaaacgCAAGTTGTCAAACCGCGAATCTGCTAGGAGATCACGTCTCAAGAAACAGAAGATGATGGAAGACACGATCCACGAGATCTCGACTCTTGAGAGACGAATCAAAGAGTACAGCGAGAGATGCAAAGTGGCGAGACGGAGGCTTGACTCGCTCGAATCGGAAAACGCGGGTTTGAGATCGGTGAAGACGTGGCTTTCAAGCTACGTTAGAGATTTAGAGAATATGATGGCTACGACTTCCTTAACGCTGACGCAGAGTGGCGGCGATGAACAGGAGGCAAACGCGGATGGAGATTGTAGGCGTAGACCATGGCAGCAGTATGGTTGTGATTCTCTACAACCAGTTGCGTCTTTCAAGACATGA